Within the Flavobacterium sp. N502536 genome, the region ACATTCAAAATCTGATCTCCTGCTTCGCGATCCTGATCAAAAATAATCGCCGGATAACGACGGCTTGAAGGTTTAATTTCTGAAATGTTCAGCTTCGAAATCATTTTTTTACGAGAAGTAGCTTGTTTAGATTTTGCAACGTTCGCACTAAAACGACGAATAAATTCCTCAAGTTCTTGTTTCTTCTCTTCTGCTTTTTTGTTTTGCTGTGCACGTTGTTTCGCTGCTAATTGGCTTGACTCGTACCAGAAAGTATAGTTTCCAGAATAGTGATTAATTTTTCCAAAATCAATATCCGAAATATGTGTACAAACCGCATCTAAAAAGTGACGGTCGTGAGATACTACAATTACAGTATTTTCATAATTTGCCAGGAAGTTCTCTAACCAAGCGATGGTTTCAAAATCCAAGTCGTTGGTAGGCTCATCCATAATAAGCAAGTCCGGGTTTCCAAAAAGCGCCTGCGCCAAAAGCACACGTACTTTAATTTTTCCCTCTAAGTCACCCATTAAAGTGTAATGATGCTCTTCGTTAATTCCAAGGTTAGACAACATCGAAGCAGCATCAGAATCTGCATTCCATCCGTTCATTTCTTCAAACTGAACCTGAAGTTCTCCAATTCTGTCTGCGTTTTTATCGTTGTAATCCAGATAAAGTTCATCCATTTCTTTCTTAACAGCATACAAAACTTTATTTCCCATCAAAACAGTTTCCAAAACGGTATGCTCATCGAACATGTTGTGATTCTGGTTCAAAACCGACATACGTTTTCCCGGTTCCAAATGAATGTGCCCCGAAGTTGGATCGATATCACCTGAGATGATTTTTAGAAAAGTAGATTTTCCAGCACCGTTGGCTCCAATAACTCCATAAATATTCCCATGAGTGAAAGTAGTATTTACTTCGTCAAACAAAATTCGTTTGCCAAATTGAACTGATAAATTATTGACTGTTAACATGAATGTCTTTTTAATTAATTTTGTGCAAAAGTATGAAAAAAGGTTCAGAGTTGCAAAGATGTAAAGGCTCTAAGTTTTTTGTTTTGTGAAATGTGATTTGTAAGATGTTATTTGTGAAATAGGTCGTTTCATTAAACACAATAAGTTTTCACATCTGACAAATCA harbors:
- a CDS encoding ABC-F family ATP-binding cassette domain-containing protein produces the protein MLTVNNLSVQFGKRILFDEVNTTFTHGNIYGVIGANGAGKSTFLKIISGDIDPTSGHIHLEPGKRMSVLNQNHNMFDEHTVLETVLMGNKVLYAVKKEMDELYLDYNDKNADRIGELQVQFEEMNGWNADSDAASMLSNLGINEEHHYTLMGDLEGKIKVRVLLAQALFGNPDLLIMDEPTNDLDFETIAWLENFLANYENTVIVVSHDRHFLDAVCTHISDIDFGKINHYSGNYTFWYESSQLAAKQRAQQNKKAEEKKQELEEFIRRFSANVAKSKQATSRKKMISKLNISEIKPSSRRYPAIIFDQDREAGDQILNVEGLAASIEGDLLFKDVDLNMAKGDKIVLFSKDSRATTAFYQILNNQQNADAGTFDWGITTNQAYLPAENHSFFENDLTLVDWLRQYAKTEEERDEVFIRGFLGKMIFSGEEALKTSRVLSGGEKVRCMLSRMMMERANILMLDEPTNHLDLESITAFNNSLKNFKGSVIFTTHDHEFAQTVGNRVVELTPNGAIDRYMTFDEYLDDEKIQELRKKMYNL